A genomic region of Cannabis sativa cultivar Pink pepper isolate KNU-18-1 chromosome 1, ASM2916894v1, whole genome shotgun sequence contains the following coding sequences:
- the LOC115706206 gene encoding E3 ubiquitin-protein ligase SDIR1 isoform X6 has product MSFVFRGTRSDIESGFTGFVPERRPMRLHSARPVNSNSLAFLVTVLLLFMILNSHQMSPNFLLWLVLGVFLMATTLRMYATCQQLQAQAQAHAAAAGGLLGHTELRLHIPPSISLATRGRLQGLRLQLALLDREFDDLDYETLRALDADNAPTAHSMTEEEINALPVHKYKVADLQSSASSMQQASSSASAEKQGSNDAVVNPKASEDELTCSVCLEQVNVGEVLRSLPCLHQFHANCIDPWLRQQGTCPVCKFKAGSVWQESGEGEVDASFMV; this is encoded by the exons ATGAGTTTTGTTTTCCGGGGAACAAGATCAGATATAGAAAGTGGATTTACTGGATTTGTACCTGAGCGGCGTCCAATG CGTCTACATTCAGCACGTCCAGTCAATTCAAATTCTCTTGCCTTCCTTGTTACAG TTTTATTGCTATTCATGATTCTAAACTCACACCAGATGTCCCCTAATTTTCTG CTATGGCTTGTGCTTGGTGTCTTTTTGATGGCCACAACGCTAAGGATGTATGCAACTTGCCAGCAACTTCAAGCTCAAGCCCAAGCTCATGCTGCAGCAGCTGGTGGTCTTCTTGGTCATACTGAATTGCGGTTGCATATACCACCATCTATCTCACTAGCAACACGAGGACGACTGCAGGGCCTAAGGCTTCAACTTGCACTACTTGACCGCgaatttgatgacttag ATTACGAGACTTTGAGAGCGCTAGATGCAGATAATGCTCCAACAGCTCATTCTATGACGGAGGAAGAGATAAATGCTCTTCCTGTCCATAAATACAAGGTTGCTGATCTACAAAG TAGTGCCTCATCTATGCAACAGGCCTCATCGTCAGCATCTGCTGAG AAACAAGGATCTAATGATGCAGTTGTGAACCCCAAGGCCTCAGAAGATGAACTGACTTGCAGTGTTTGCCTGGAGCAAGTAAATGTTGGAGAAGTCCTTCGAAGCTTGCCGTGCTTGCATCAG TTCCATGCTAATTGTATTGATCCTTGGCTGAGGCAGCAAGGAACTTGTCCTGTTTGTAAATTCAAGGCAGGATCTGTGTGGCAGGAAAGTGGAGAAGGTGAAGTGGATGCTTCTTTTATGGTTTAG
- the LOC115706206 gene encoding E3 ubiquitin-protein ligase SDIR1 isoform X7 — translation MSFVFRGTRSDIESGFTGFVPERRPMRLHSARPVNSNSLAFLVTVLLLFMILNSHQMSPNFLLWLVLGVFLMATTLRMYATCQQLQAQAQAHAAAAGGLLGHTELRLHIPPSISLATRGRLQGLRLQLALLDREFDDLDYETLRALDADNAPTAHSMTEEEINALPVHKYKVADLQSASSMQQASSSASAEQKQGSNDAVVNPKASEDELTCSVCLEQVNVGEVLRSLPCLHQFHANCIDPWLRQQGTCPVCKFKAGSVWQESGEGEVDASFMV, via the exons ATGAGTTTTGTTTTCCGGGGAACAAGATCAGATATAGAAAGTGGATTTACTGGATTTGTACCTGAGCGGCGTCCAATG CGTCTACATTCAGCACGTCCAGTCAATTCAAATTCTCTTGCCTTCCTTGTTACAG TTTTATTGCTATTCATGATTCTAAACTCACACCAGATGTCCCCTAATTTTCTG CTATGGCTTGTGCTTGGTGTCTTTTTGATGGCCACAACGCTAAGGATGTATGCAACTTGCCAGCAACTTCAAGCTCAAGCCCAAGCTCATGCTGCAGCAGCTGGTGGTCTTCTTGGTCATACTGAATTGCGGTTGCATATACCACCATCTATCTCACTAGCAACACGAGGACGACTGCAGGGCCTAAGGCTTCAACTTGCACTACTTGACCGCgaatttgatgacttag ATTACGAGACTTTGAGAGCGCTAGATGCAGATAATGCTCCAACAGCTCATTCTATGACGGAGGAAGAGATAAATGCTCTTCCTGTCCATAAATACAAGGTTGCTGATCTACAAAG TGCCTCATCTATGCAACAGGCCTCATCGTCAGCATCTGCTGAG CAGAAACAAGGATCTAATGATGCAGTTGTGAACCCCAAGGCCTCAGAAGATGAACTGACTTGCAGTGTTTGCCTGGAGCAAGTAAATGTTGGAGAAGTCCTTCGAAGCTTGCCGTGCTTGCATCAG TTCCATGCTAATTGTATTGATCCTTGGCTGAGGCAGCAAGGAACTTGTCCTGTTTGTAAATTCAAGGCAGGATCTGTGTGGCAGGAAAGTGGAGAAGGTGAAGTGGATGCTTCTTTTATGGTTTAG
- the LOC115706206 gene encoding E3 ubiquitin-protein ligase SDIR1 isoform X4, with translation MSFVFRGTRSDIESGFTGFVPERRPMRLHSARPVNSNSLAFLVTVLLLFMILNSHQMSPNFLLWLVLGVFLMATTLRMYATCQQLQAQAQAHAAAAGGLLGHTELRLHIPPSISLATRGRLQGLRLQLALLDREFDDLDYETLRALDADNAPTAHSMTEEEINALPVHKYKVADLQSSASSMQQASSSASAEQKQGSNDAVVNPKASEDELTCSVCLEQVNVGEVLRSLPCLHQFHANCIDPWLRQQGTCPVCKFKAGSVWQESGEGEVDASFMV, from the exons ATGAGTTTTGTTTTCCGGGGAACAAGATCAGATATAGAAAGTGGATTTACTGGATTTGTACCTGAGCGGCGTCCAATG CGTCTACATTCAGCACGTCCAGTCAATTCAAATTCTCTTGCCTTCCTTGTTACAG TTTTATTGCTATTCATGATTCTAAACTCACACCAGATGTCCCCTAATTTTCTG CTATGGCTTGTGCTTGGTGTCTTTTTGATGGCCACAACGCTAAGGATGTATGCAACTTGCCAGCAACTTCAAGCTCAAGCCCAAGCTCATGCTGCAGCAGCTGGTGGTCTTCTTGGTCATACTGAATTGCGGTTGCATATACCACCATCTATCTCACTAGCAACACGAGGACGACTGCAGGGCCTAAGGCTTCAACTTGCACTACTTGACCGCgaatttgatgacttag ATTACGAGACTTTGAGAGCGCTAGATGCAGATAATGCTCCAACAGCTCATTCTATGACGGAGGAAGAGATAAATGCTCTTCCTGTCCATAAATACAAGGTTGCTGATCTACAAAG TAGTGCCTCATCTATGCAACAGGCCTCATCGTCAGCATCTGCTGAG CAGAAACAAGGATCTAATGATGCAGTTGTGAACCCCAAGGCCTCAGAAGATGAACTGACTTGCAGTGTTTGCCTGGAGCAAGTAAATGTTGGAGAAGTCCTTCGAAGCTTGCCGTGCTTGCATCAG TTCCATGCTAATTGTATTGATCCTTGGCTGAGGCAGCAAGGAACTTGTCCTGTTTGTAAATTCAAGGCAGGATCTGTGTGGCAGGAAAGTGGAGAAGGTGAAGTGGATGCTTCTTTTATGGTTTAG
- the LOC115706206 gene encoding E3 ubiquitin-protein ligase SDIR1 isoform X2: MSFVFRGTRSDIESGFTGFVPERRPMRLHSARPVNSNSLAFLVTVLLLFMILNSHQMSPNFLLWLVLGVFLMATTLRMYATCQQLQAQAQAHAAAAGGLLGHTELRLHIPPSISLATRGRLQGLRLQLALLDREFDDLVTDYETLRALDADNAPTAHSMTEEEINALPVHKYKVADLQSSASSMQQASSSASAEKQGSNDAVVNPKASEDELTCSVCLEQVNVGEVLRSLPCLHQFHANCIDPWLRQQGTCPVCKFKAGSVWQESGEGEVDASFMV, translated from the exons ATGAGTTTTGTTTTCCGGGGAACAAGATCAGATATAGAAAGTGGATTTACTGGATTTGTACCTGAGCGGCGTCCAATG CGTCTACATTCAGCACGTCCAGTCAATTCAAATTCTCTTGCCTTCCTTGTTACAG TTTTATTGCTATTCATGATTCTAAACTCACACCAGATGTCCCCTAATTTTCTG CTATGGCTTGTGCTTGGTGTCTTTTTGATGGCCACAACGCTAAGGATGTATGCAACTTGCCAGCAACTTCAAGCTCAAGCCCAAGCTCATGCTGCAGCAGCTGGTGGTCTTCTTGGTCATACTGAATTGCGGTTGCATATACCACCATCTATCTCACTAGCAACACGAGGACGACTGCAGGGCCTAAGGCTTCAACTTGCACTACTTGACCGCgaatttgatgacttag TAACAGATTACGAGACTTTGAGAGCGCTAGATGCAGATAATGCTCCAACAGCTCATTCTATGACGGAGGAAGAGATAAATGCTCTTCCTGTCCATAAATACAAGGTTGCTGATCTACAAAG TAGTGCCTCATCTATGCAACAGGCCTCATCGTCAGCATCTGCTGAG AAACAAGGATCTAATGATGCAGTTGTGAACCCCAAGGCCTCAGAAGATGAACTGACTTGCAGTGTTTGCCTGGAGCAAGTAAATGTTGGAGAAGTCCTTCGAAGCTTGCCGTGCTTGCATCAG TTCCATGCTAATTGTATTGATCCTTGGCTGAGGCAGCAAGGAACTTGTCCTGTTTGTAAATTCAAGGCAGGATCTGTGTGGCAGGAAAGTGGAGAAGGTGAAGTGGATGCTTCTTTTATGGTTTAG
- the LOC115706206 gene encoding E3 ubiquitin-protein ligase SDIR1 isoform X8, which produces MSFVFRGTRSDIESGFTGFVPERRPMRLHSARPVNSNSLAFLVTVLLLFMILNSHQMSPNFLLWLVLGVFLMATTLRMYATCQQLQAQAQAHAAAAGGLLGHTELRLHIPPSISLATRGRLQGLRLQLALLDREFDDLDYETLRALDADNAPTAHSMTEEEINALPVHKYKVADLQSASSMQQASSSASAEKQGSNDAVVNPKASEDELTCSVCLEQVNVGEVLRSLPCLHQFHANCIDPWLRQQGTCPVCKFKAGSVWQESGEGEVDASFMV; this is translated from the exons ATGAGTTTTGTTTTCCGGGGAACAAGATCAGATATAGAAAGTGGATTTACTGGATTTGTACCTGAGCGGCGTCCAATG CGTCTACATTCAGCACGTCCAGTCAATTCAAATTCTCTTGCCTTCCTTGTTACAG TTTTATTGCTATTCATGATTCTAAACTCACACCAGATGTCCCCTAATTTTCTG CTATGGCTTGTGCTTGGTGTCTTTTTGATGGCCACAACGCTAAGGATGTATGCAACTTGCCAGCAACTTCAAGCTCAAGCCCAAGCTCATGCTGCAGCAGCTGGTGGTCTTCTTGGTCATACTGAATTGCGGTTGCATATACCACCATCTATCTCACTAGCAACACGAGGACGACTGCAGGGCCTAAGGCTTCAACTTGCACTACTTGACCGCgaatttgatgacttag ATTACGAGACTTTGAGAGCGCTAGATGCAGATAATGCTCCAACAGCTCATTCTATGACGGAGGAAGAGATAAATGCTCTTCCTGTCCATAAATACAAGGTTGCTGATCTACAAAG TGCCTCATCTATGCAACAGGCCTCATCGTCAGCATCTGCTGAG AAACAAGGATCTAATGATGCAGTTGTGAACCCCAAGGCCTCAGAAGATGAACTGACTTGCAGTGTTTGCCTGGAGCAAGTAAATGTTGGAGAAGTCCTTCGAAGCTTGCCGTGCTTGCATCAG TTCCATGCTAATTGTATTGATCCTTGGCTGAGGCAGCAAGGAACTTGTCCTGTTTGTAAATTCAAGGCAGGATCTGTGTGGCAGGAAAGTGGAGAAGGTGAAGTGGATGCTTCTTTTATGGTTTAG
- the LOC115706206 gene encoding E3 ubiquitin-protein ligase SDIR1 isoform X5: protein MSFVFRGTRSDIESGFTGFVPERRPMRLHSARPVNSNSLAFLVTVLLLFMILNSHQMSPNFLLWLVLGVFLMATTLRMYATCQQLQAQAQAHAAAAGGLLGHTELRLHIPPSISLATRGRLQGLRLQLALLDREFDDLVTDYETLRALDADNAPTAHSMTEEEINALPVHKYKVADLQSASSMQQASSSASAEKQGSNDAVVNPKASEDELTCSVCLEQVNVGEVLRSLPCLHQFHANCIDPWLRQQGTCPVCKFKAGSVWQESGEGEVDASFMV, encoded by the exons ATGAGTTTTGTTTTCCGGGGAACAAGATCAGATATAGAAAGTGGATTTACTGGATTTGTACCTGAGCGGCGTCCAATG CGTCTACATTCAGCACGTCCAGTCAATTCAAATTCTCTTGCCTTCCTTGTTACAG TTTTATTGCTATTCATGATTCTAAACTCACACCAGATGTCCCCTAATTTTCTG CTATGGCTTGTGCTTGGTGTCTTTTTGATGGCCACAACGCTAAGGATGTATGCAACTTGCCAGCAACTTCAAGCTCAAGCCCAAGCTCATGCTGCAGCAGCTGGTGGTCTTCTTGGTCATACTGAATTGCGGTTGCATATACCACCATCTATCTCACTAGCAACACGAGGACGACTGCAGGGCCTAAGGCTTCAACTTGCACTACTTGACCGCgaatttgatgacttag TAACAGATTACGAGACTTTGAGAGCGCTAGATGCAGATAATGCTCCAACAGCTCATTCTATGACGGAGGAAGAGATAAATGCTCTTCCTGTCCATAAATACAAGGTTGCTGATCTACAAAG TGCCTCATCTATGCAACAGGCCTCATCGTCAGCATCTGCTGAG AAACAAGGATCTAATGATGCAGTTGTGAACCCCAAGGCCTCAGAAGATGAACTGACTTGCAGTGTTTGCCTGGAGCAAGTAAATGTTGGAGAAGTCCTTCGAAGCTTGCCGTGCTTGCATCAG TTCCATGCTAATTGTATTGATCCTTGGCTGAGGCAGCAAGGAACTTGTCCTGTTTGTAAATTCAAGGCAGGATCTGTGTGGCAGGAAAGTGGAGAAGGTGAAGTGGATGCTTCTTTTATGGTTTAG
- the LOC115707119 gene encoding aspartic proteinase PCS1 produces the protein MNISIPLLQLITIIVCNFITQIISSSSSMDTLILPLKLQTVTKPSSKLSFHHNVTLTVTLTVGSPPQTVTMVLDTGSELSWLHCKKAQNINSVFNPLASSSYSPVPCSSSICRTQTRDFTIPVSCDPKKLCHAMLSYADASSIEGNLASETFNIGSSPRPRTIFGCMDSGFSSNSEEDSKTTGLIGMNRGSLSFVSQMGLAKFSYCISGRDSSGFILFGEASFAWLGPLKYTPLVKMSQPLPYYDRVAYTVQLLGIKVSNKLLQLSKSVFVPDHTGAGQTMVDSGTQFTFLLGPVYTALRNEFAQQTKSLAPLLKDQNFVFQGAMDLCYQIPPTRRSFSDFPAVTLIFQGAEMSVSGDKLLYRVPGMRKGSDSVYCFTFGNSDLLGIEAFVIGHHHQQNVWIEFDLAKSRVGLAEVRCDLASQRLGLGP, from the coding sequence ATGAATATTTCAATTCCTCTTCTCCAACTTATCACTATTATTGTTTGCAATTTCATCACACAAATtatctcttcttcttcgtcCATGGACACTCTCATTTTGCCATTGAAACTCCAGACGGTCACGAAGCCATCCAGCAAACTCTCCTTCCACCACAACGTTACGTTGACCGTTACGTTAACCGTTGGCTCGCCTCCACAGACCGTAACCATGGTGCTTGACACTGGGAGTGAACTTTCATGGCTCCATTGCAAAAAAGCTCAGAATATCAATTCTGTTTTTAACCCACTCGCTTCATCTTCTTATTCCCCTGTTCCTTGCTCCTCTTCAATATGCCGGACTCAGACCCGGGATTTCACCATACCCGTTTCTTGCGACCCGAAAAAGCTCTGCCACGCCATGCTCTCCTACGCCGACGCCTCCTCCATTGAAGGGAACCTTGCCTCTGAAACTTTCAATATTGGGTCTTCGCCTCGACCCAGAACAATTTTCGGATGCATGGATTCCGGGTTCAGCTCCAACTCTGAAGAGGATTCGAAAACAACTGGGCTTATCGGCATGAACCGTGGCTCCTTATCGTTCGTCTCTCAAATGGGATTGGCTAAATTCTCCTATTGTATATCGGGTCGTGACTCTTCTGGTTTTATACTCTTCGGCGAGGCGAGTTTCGCTTGGCTCGGACCATTGAAATACACTCCTTTAGTTAAAATGTCACAACCATTACCGTACTACGACCGAGTCGCTTACACAGTCCAACTACTAGGGATTAAAGTGTCCAACAAGCTATTACAGCTTTCGAAATCGGTTTTCGTGCCGGACCATACCGGGGCAGGTCAGACCATGGTTGACTCTGGGACTCAGTTCACATTCCTACTAGGACCGGTTTACACGGCATTGAGAAACGAGTTTGCACAGCAAACGAAGAGTTTAGCTCCTCTTTTAAAAGACCAAAATTTTGTTTTCCAAGGGGCTATGGATTTGTGCTACCAAATACCACCGACTCGGCGGAGCTTCTCTGATTTTCCGGCGGTGACTTTGATTTTTCAAGGCGCAGAGATGAGTGTTTCGGGCGATAAGCTGTTGTACCGGGTACCCGGTATGAGAAAGGGCAGTGATTCGGTGTACTGCTTCACATTTGGGAACTCTGACCTTTTGGGAATTGAGGCTTTCGTGATTGGTCATCATCATCAGCAGAACGTGTGGATTGAGTTTGATTTAGCCAAGTCTAGGGTCGGACTAGCTGAGGTTAGGTGTGATCTAGCGAGTCAAAGACTAGGTTTGGGCCCCTAA
- the LOC115706206 gene encoding E3 ubiquitin-protein ligase SDIR1 isoform X3: MSFVFRGTRSDIESGFTGFVPERRPMRLHSARPVNSNSLAFLVTVLLLFMILNSHQMSPNFLLWLVLGVFLMATTLRMYATCQQLQAQAQAHAAAAGGLLGHTELRLHIPPSISLATRGRLQGLRLQLALLDREFDDLVTDYETLRALDADNAPTAHSMTEEEINALPVHKYKVADLQSASSMQQASSSASAEQKQGSNDAVVNPKASEDELTCSVCLEQVNVGEVLRSLPCLHQFHANCIDPWLRQQGTCPVCKFKAGSVWQESGEGEVDASFMV, encoded by the exons ATGAGTTTTGTTTTCCGGGGAACAAGATCAGATATAGAAAGTGGATTTACTGGATTTGTACCTGAGCGGCGTCCAATG CGTCTACATTCAGCACGTCCAGTCAATTCAAATTCTCTTGCCTTCCTTGTTACAG TTTTATTGCTATTCATGATTCTAAACTCACACCAGATGTCCCCTAATTTTCTG CTATGGCTTGTGCTTGGTGTCTTTTTGATGGCCACAACGCTAAGGATGTATGCAACTTGCCAGCAACTTCAAGCTCAAGCCCAAGCTCATGCTGCAGCAGCTGGTGGTCTTCTTGGTCATACTGAATTGCGGTTGCATATACCACCATCTATCTCACTAGCAACACGAGGACGACTGCAGGGCCTAAGGCTTCAACTTGCACTACTTGACCGCgaatttgatgacttag TAACAGATTACGAGACTTTGAGAGCGCTAGATGCAGATAATGCTCCAACAGCTCATTCTATGACGGAGGAAGAGATAAATGCTCTTCCTGTCCATAAATACAAGGTTGCTGATCTACAAAG TGCCTCATCTATGCAACAGGCCTCATCGTCAGCATCTGCTGAG CAGAAACAAGGATCTAATGATGCAGTTGTGAACCCCAAGGCCTCAGAAGATGAACTGACTTGCAGTGTTTGCCTGGAGCAAGTAAATGTTGGAGAAGTCCTTCGAAGCTTGCCGTGCTTGCATCAG TTCCATGCTAATTGTATTGATCCTTGGCTGAGGCAGCAAGGAACTTGTCCTGTTTGTAAATTCAAGGCAGGATCTGTGTGGCAGGAAAGTGGAGAAGGTGAAGTGGATGCTTCTTTTATGGTTTAG
- the LOC115706206 gene encoding E3 ubiquitin-protein ligase SDIR1 isoform X1, which produces MSFVFRGTRSDIESGFTGFVPERRPMRLHSARPVNSNSLAFLVTVLLLFMILNSHQMSPNFLLWLVLGVFLMATTLRMYATCQQLQAQAQAHAAAAGGLLGHTELRLHIPPSISLATRGRLQGLRLQLALLDREFDDLVTDYETLRALDADNAPTAHSMTEEEINALPVHKYKVADLQSSASSMQQASSSASAEQKQGSNDAVVNPKASEDELTCSVCLEQVNVGEVLRSLPCLHQFHANCIDPWLRQQGTCPVCKFKAGSVWQESGEGEVDASFMV; this is translated from the exons ATGAGTTTTGTTTTCCGGGGAACAAGATCAGATATAGAAAGTGGATTTACTGGATTTGTACCTGAGCGGCGTCCAATG CGTCTACATTCAGCACGTCCAGTCAATTCAAATTCTCTTGCCTTCCTTGTTACAG TTTTATTGCTATTCATGATTCTAAACTCACACCAGATGTCCCCTAATTTTCTG CTATGGCTTGTGCTTGGTGTCTTTTTGATGGCCACAACGCTAAGGATGTATGCAACTTGCCAGCAACTTCAAGCTCAAGCCCAAGCTCATGCTGCAGCAGCTGGTGGTCTTCTTGGTCATACTGAATTGCGGTTGCATATACCACCATCTATCTCACTAGCAACACGAGGACGACTGCAGGGCCTAAGGCTTCAACTTGCACTACTTGACCGCgaatttgatgacttag TAACAGATTACGAGACTTTGAGAGCGCTAGATGCAGATAATGCTCCAACAGCTCATTCTATGACGGAGGAAGAGATAAATGCTCTTCCTGTCCATAAATACAAGGTTGCTGATCTACAAAG TAGTGCCTCATCTATGCAACAGGCCTCATCGTCAGCATCTGCTGAG CAGAAACAAGGATCTAATGATGCAGTTGTGAACCCCAAGGCCTCAGAAGATGAACTGACTTGCAGTGTTTGCCTGGAGCAAGTAAATGTTGGAGAAGTCCTTCGAAGCTTGCCGTGCTTGCATCAG TTCCATGCTAATTGTATTGATCCTTGGCTGAGGCAGCAAGGAACTTGTCCTGTTTGTAAATTCAAGGCAGGATCTGTGTGGCAGGAAAGTGGAGAAGGTGAAGTGGATGCTTCTTTTATGGTTTAG
- the LOC133033909 gene encoding uncharacterized mitochondrial protein AtMg00310-like, with translation MACFRLPTATCHSLESIMANFWWGFNDNNRPKTHWQSWQKLCRSKKDGGLGFLSLVHFNLALLAKQAWRVLKQPNLIVSKILAVRYYPNSSFLNSSLGHSPSFVWRSICWGKELLHKGLITKIGNGHNTSTTLDYWIPSFRQVVHLSSVPDTVATFITSTMTWDIPSLRRCYPPHVVEEILSIPFLSILLMMS, from the coding sequence ATGGCCTGCTTTCGCCTTCCTACGGCCACTTGCCACTCTCTGGAGTCCATTATGGCAAACTTCTGGTGGGGTTTCAACGATAATAATCGGCCCAAGACGCACTGGCAAAGTTGGCAAAAACTTTGTAGGTCCAAAAAGGATGGTGGGCTCGGATTCCTTTCTCTGGTCCACTTCAATCTGGCTCTGTTGGCTAAACAAGCCTGGCGTGTATTAAAACAACCAAACTTAATTGTGTCCAAAATCTTGGCTGTCAGGTATTACCCAAACTCATCTTTCCTAAACAGTTCTCTAGGTCACTCCCCCTCTTTCGTTTGGCGTAGTATTTGTTGGGGAAAGGAGTTGCTGCACAAAGGACTCATTACTAAAATTGGTAACGGGCATAACACTTCCACTACCCTTGATTATTGGATCCCGAGTTTTCGTCAGGTTGTCCATCTTTCTTCAGTTCCTGATACGGTTGCTACCTTTATCACTTCTACCATGACTTGGGACATTCCTAGCCTTAGGAGATGCTACCCTCCTCATGTTGTTGAGGAGATTTTGTCCATCCCCTTCCTCTCCATCCTTCTAATGATGAGTTGA